In Candidatus Aegiribacteria sp., one DNA window encodes the following:
- a CDS encoding B12-binding domain-containing radical SAM protein, whose translation MNSKILLINPPTGLYLREDRCQAPVKSMMAQGVRPPMDLAYIAAVCRRDSSSTCLIKDYPVEGGGWDEFRALLRDFKPDFLVISTTTPTFQDDMKAAEIAHEETGNRIKCIAKGAHLSDHDIEALNRYSTLDYAVRGESELIIGDLISGSDPAQITGLTYRSVSGEVIRNPDRELLENLDILPEPARDLIRNELYPDPETGEPLTPVLTSRGCSGQCIFCPVFLVSGKRIRKRSVSSITSEIDSCVNNYGIRSFLFRSDTFTIDKQWVIELCRSISESGHAIRWGANSRVDTFDEERADAMARAGCYIVSFGVESGSPEMLTKMKKNINLDDVSRSVNLCRKHGILSMLYFVIGLPWETWDTISETVEFAKRIPADFYEIHSAYPFPGTPLYELGLREDLFCEHDLEKGNYFLPVMNTYHLTREEIARERKKALISIYMRPSIIWRTLKRIRSCRKLWRYTTFGLSKFINLKENR comes from the coding sequence GTGAACTCGAAAATTTTGCTCATTAACCCTCCTACAGGTCTATATCTGAGGGAAGACAGATGTCAGGCTCCTGTGAAGAGTATGATGGCTCAGGGTGTACGCCCACCGATGGATCTTGCATACATAGCGGCCGTGTGCAGAAGAGATTCCAGTTCCACCTGCTTAATAAAGGACTATCCTGTTGAAGGAGGAGGCTGGGATGAATTCAGGGCTCTTTTAAGAGACTTCAAACCCGATTTCCTTGTAATAAGCACAACAACACCTACTTTCCAGGATGATATGAAAGCAGCCGAAATAGCTCACGAGGAGACGGGAAACAGGATTAAATGCATTGCTAAGGGTGCTCATCTTTCAGATCATGACATCGAAGCCTTAAACAGATACAGTACACTTGATTATGCTGTAAGAGGTGAATCGGAACTTATTATTGGGGATCTGATCAGCGGTAGTGATCCAGCTCAGATAACAGGATTAACATACAGAAGCGTCAGCGGAGAAGTTATTCGAAACCCGGACAGGGAACTTCTCGAAAACCTGGATATCCTGCCTGAACCGGCTCGGGATCTTATAAGAAACGAGCTTTATCCAGATCCTGAAACAGGCGAACCTCTGACTCCTGTACTGACATCAAGAGGTTGTTCCGGACAATGCATATTCTGCCCTGTTTTCCTGGTCAGCGGGAAAAGGATCAGGAAAAGATCCGTTTCCAGTATCACGTCGGAAATAGATTCGTGTGTTAACAATTACGGAATCAGATCCTTTCTTTTTCGATCGGATACTTTCACAATAGATAAACAATGGGTAATTGAATTGTGCAGAAGTATTTCAGAATCAGGTCATGCAATCAGATGGGGAGCAAATTCGAGGGTTGATACTTTTGATGAGGAAAGAGCTGACGCGATGGCCAGGGCAGGATGCTACATCGTAAGTTTTGGTGTTGAATCCGGTTCACCAGAGATGCTCACAAAGATGAAAAAGAATATAAATCTGGATGATGTAAGCCGGTCTGTTAATCTATGCAGGAAGCACGGGATTCTTTCCATGCTGTATTTTGTGATAGGACTGCCCTGGGAAACCTGGGATACGATCAGTGAAACTGTTGAGTTTGCGAAGCGAATCCCGGCTGATTTCTATGAAATTCACAGTGCATACCCGTTTCCGGGAACCCCCCTTTATGAACTGGGATTGAGAGAAGATCTTTTCTGTGAACATGATCTTGAAAAGGGTAATTACTTCTTGCCTGTCATGAACACTTATCATCTTACAAGGGAGGAAATAGCCAGAGAGCGAAAAAAGGCTCTAATTAGTATTTATATGCGACCTTCCATTATATGGAGAACGCTGAAGAGAATCCGATCTTGCAGAAAACTATGGAGATATACTACTTTCGGACTCTCAAAATTCATCAATCTTAAAGAGAACCGGTAA